Proteins encoded in a region of the Methylosinus trichosporium OB3b genome:
- a CDS encoding copper chaperone PCu(A)C, protein MIIKRRDLLAAGLLLGGAALGALIPATMTTAHEYDLGKLTIEHPWVRAPKDGETTAYFYAFIHNKGDTADKLIAVKSPNVGTVTLHADATHAVAAGGIAVPPGQTTTLSPESGHAVLGDVKKINPVGWGMELVLVFEKAGEVTVDAAVDAPDALHAHDADALARWEKDHPDGYKAAPAGAHHHDHHDHDHMDAATDASKK, encoded by the coding sequence CGGGCCTTCTGTTGGGCGGAGCGGCGCTCGGCGCGCTGATCCCGGCGACGATGACGACGGCGCATGAATACGATCTCGGGAAGCTCACCATCGAGCACCCCTGGGTGCGCGCGCCCAAGGATGGCGAGACCACGGCTTATTTCTACGCCTTCATCCATAACAAGGGCGATACGGCGGACAAGCTCATCGCCGTCAAATCGCCGAATGTCGGCACGGTCACGCTGCACGCCGACGCCACGCATGCGGTCGCGGCCGGCGGCATTGCCGTTCCGCCCGGCCAGACGACGACGTTGTCGCCCGAGAGCGGCCATGCCGTCCTCGGCGACGTGAAGAAGATCAATCCGGTCGGTTGGGGAATGGAGCTGGTTCTGGTGTTCGAGAAGGCCGGCGAGGTCACCGTCGACGCGGCGGTCGACGCGCCCGACGCTCTGCACGCCCATGACGCCGACGCGCTGGCGCGGTGGGAGAAGGATCATCCCGACGGATACAAGGCCGCGCCGGCGGGAGCGCATCACCACGATCATCACGATCATGATCACATGGATGCGGCGACCGACGCCTCGAAGAAATAG